The following proteins come from a genomic window of Natrinema saccharevitans:
- a CDS encoding complex I subunit 1/NuoH family protein yields the protein MSGAQTATATPALPLQDTVLLPERIGELTGLDGFGLGGELLAAFLAAFLIGNLMLAMTGVAGPWAKRKITAAFTDRIAVNRLGPAGLFIIVADAVRLLSKELVIPENADRPAYDLAPIVVASSALLGFAVIPMGNGIHLADPEVGLAYVFAVSGIASLGLVMAGYASANKYSMLGGLRAVAQNIAYEIPLVITGMSVVIFSGSLQMGTIVAEQHDTLVTIAGIDIPTWYALINPFAFVLFLVANFAEVGRNPFDTPEAPTEIVAGYQTEYSSVYFVLIYLGEFLHIFLGGAIIATIFLGGPAGPVLPGIVWFIIKIWAVFFATQWLRSAVPRVRIDQLIEIGWKGLLVLAFANLVLTAAIVGLIA from the coding sequence ATGTCCGGCGCACAGACAGCGACCGCGACGCCGGCGCTGCCGCTGCAGGACACGGTCTTGCTCCCCGAGCGGATCGGCGAGCTGACCGGCCTCGACGGATTCGGGCTCGGCGGCGAGTTGCTCGCGGCCTTCCTCGCGGCCTTCCTCATCGGGAACCTGATGCTGGCGATGACCGGCGTCGCGGGGCCGTGGGCGAAGCGAAAGATCACCGCGGCTTTCACGGACCGGATCGCCGTCAACCGGCTCGGACCGGCCGGCCTCTTCATCATCGTCGCGGACGCAGTCCGGCTCCTGTCGAAGGAGCTGGTGATCCCGGAGAACGCCGACCGCCCGGCCTACGACCTCGCGCCGATCGTCGTCGCGTCGTCGGCGCTTTTGGGCTTTGCCGTCATCCCGATGGGGAACGGGATCCACCTCGCGGACCCCGAAGTCGGGCTGGCGTACGTCTTCGCGGTCTCGGGGATCGCGAGTCTGGGTCTGGTGATGGCCGGCTACGCCTCGGCGAACAAGTACTCGATGCTCGGCGGCCTCCGCGCGGTGGCACAGAACATCGCCTACGAGATCCCGCTGGTCATCACCGGAATGTCGGTCGTGATTTTCTCGGGGTCGCTGCAGATGGGAACGATCGTCGCCGAGCAACACGACACGCTCGTGACGATCGCCGGGATCGACATCCCGACGTGGTACGCGCTGATTAACCCCTTCGCGTTCGTCCTCTTTCTGGTGGCGAACTTCGCGGAGGTCGGTCGCAACCCCTTCGACACGCCGGAGGCACCGACCGAGATCGTCGCCGGCTATCAGACCGAGTACTCCTCGGTCTACTTCGTGTTGATCTACCTCGGGGAGTTCCTCCACATCTTCCTCGGCGGCGCGATCATCGCGACGATCTTCCTCGGCGGCCCGGCCGGCCCCGTCCTGCCGGGCATCGTCTGGTTCATCATCAAGATCTGGGCGGTGTTCTTCGCGACCCAGTGGCTGCGCTCGGCGGTGCCACGCGTTCGAATCGACCAACTGATCGAGATCGGCTGGAAGGGCCTGCTCGTGTTGGCCTTCGCCAATCTCGTGCTGACCGCGGCGATCGTGGGGCTGATAGCATGA
- a CDS encoding NADH-quinone oxidoreductase subunit D — MSTGLERDPATEVSEDDLEALIGDRALARDDHLNAPGFVVRPDDVQSVLSDLRDEAGFDHLANLTAQQYADRYESIYHLRKYADPTQEVSVVVPTTTDDPVSQTAEPVFRTADWHEREAFDLVGIDYEGHPDPRRILLPETWQGHPLSRDYNQEKPQLVTLSEHANPVQPDHHDDESDTMFLNIGPHHPATHGVLHIETVLDGETVVDVDPDIGYLHRCEEQMCQQGTYRHQIMPYPDRWDYVSAGLLNEWAYARTAEDLADIEVPEYAQVIRTMGAELCRIASHMLALATFALDVYGDFTAIFQYGMRDREVVQDILEDLTGQRLMFNYFRLGGVAWDLPEPREEFVEKTRDFLDGLPAKVDEYHDLLTGNEIFQIRTHDTGILEPEVAKQYGCTGPVARGSGIDYDLRRDDPYGYYDNLEWDVVTEDGCDNYSRVLVRMQEVEESAKIIEQCLDLLEDWPEDERTVQSNVPRTLKPDADTEIYRAVEGAKGELGIYIRSDGTDKPGRFKIRSPCFHNLSALPEMSEGEYIPDLIASLGSLDIVLGEVDR; from the coding sequence ATGAGTACGGGACTCGAGCGCGACCCGGCGACCGAAGTATCGGAAGACGACCTCGAGGCGCTGATCGGTGATCGCGCGCTCGCGCGCGACGATCATCTGAACGCGCCGGGGTTCGTCGTCCGGCCGGACGACGTCCAATCGGTCCTCTCGGACCTGCGCGACGAGGCCGGCTTCGACCACCTCGCGAACCTCACCGCACAGCAGTACGCCGACCGGTACGAGTCGATCTACCACCTCCGGAAGTACGCCGACCCGACCCAGGAGGTGTCGGTCGTCGTGCCGACGACCACCGACGACCCGGTCAGCCAGACCGCCGAACCGGTCTTTCGCACCGCCGACTGGCACGAGCGGGAGGCATTCGACCTCGTCGGGATCGACTACGAGGGCCACCCCGATCCGCGACGGATCCTCCTGCCCGAGACGTGGCAGGGCCATCCGCTCTCCCGGGACTACAACCAGGAGAAGCCGCAGTTGGTGACCCTGAGCGAACACGCCAACCCGGTCCAGCCGGACCACCACGACGACGAGTCGGACACGATGTTTCTCAACATCGGTCCCCACCACCCGGCGACCCACGGCGTCCTCCACATCGAGACGGTCCTGGACGGCGAGACGGTCGTCGACGTCGACCCCGACATCGGCTACCTGCACCGCTGTGAGGAGCAGATGTGCCAGCAGGGGACCTACCGACACCAGATCATGCCCTACCCCGACCGCTGGGACTACGTCTCGGCCGGCCTCCTCAACGAGTGGGCCTACGCGCGCACGGCCGAGGACCTCGCGGACATCGAAGTCCCCGAGTACGCGCAGGTCATCCGGACGATGGGCGCGGAGCTGTGCCGGATCGCCTCGCACATGCTCGCACTCGCGACCTTCGCGCTGGACGTCTACGGCGACTTCACCGCCATCTTCCAGTACGGCATGCGCGACCGCGAGGTCGTCCAGGACATCTTAGAGGACCTGACCGGCCAGCGACTTATGTTCAACTACTTCCGGCTGGGCGGGGTCGCCTGGGACCTGCCCGAGCCCCGCGAGGAGTTCGTCGAGAAGACCCGCGACTTCCTCGACGGGCTGCCAGCCAAGGTCGACGAGTACCACGACCTGCTGACCGGCAACGAGATCTTCCAGATCCGGACCCACGACACCGGAATCCTGGAACCGGAAGTGGCCAAACAGTACGGCTGTACCGGCCCCGTCGCCCGCGGTTCCGGCATCGACTACGACCTCCGTCGTGACGACCCCTACGGCTACTACGACAACCTCGAGTGGGATGTCGTCACCGAGGACGGCTGTGACAACTACTCTCGGGTCCTCGTGCGCATGCAGGAAGTCGAGGAGTCCGCGAAGATCATCGAGCAGTGTCTCGACCTGCTCGAGGACTGGCCCGAGGACGAACGCACCGTCCAGAGCAACGTGCCGCGGACGCTGAAGCCGGACGCCGACACCGAGATCTATCGCGCCGTCGAAGGTGCGAAGGGCGAACTCGGGATCTACATCCGCTCGGACGGCACCGACAAGCCGGGTCGGTTCAAGATCCGGAGCCCGTGTTTCCACAACCTCTCGGCACTGCCCGAGATGTCCGAAGGCGAGTACATCCCGGACCTGATCGCCTCGCTTGGCAGCCTCGACATCGTTCTCGGGGAGGTGGACCGCTAG
- the nuoK gene encoding NADH-quinone oxidoreductase subunit NuoK, whose product MTVDVQYYVLLSMAVFCIGLFGVLTRRNALLFLMSVELMLNAANINLIAFAFYHGNLTGQLFALFTMALAAAEVAVGLGIILVLYRNFRDVDVTVPTTMRW is encoded by the coding sequence ATGACCGTCGACGTGCAGTACTACGTGCTGTTGTCGATGGCGGTGTTCTGTATCGGTCTCTTCGGCGTCCTGACGCGCCGTAACGCACTGTTGTTCCTGATGTCCGTCGAGTTGATGCTGAACGCGGCCAACATCAATCTGATCGCGTTCGCGTTCTATCACGGCAACCTCACCGGCCAACTGTTCGCGCTGTTTACGATGGCGCTTGCGGCCGCCGAGGTGGCCGTCGGACTCGGGATCATCCTGGTGCTGTACCGCAACTTCCGTGACGTCGACGTCACGGTACCGACGACGATGAGGTGGTAA
- a CDS encoding NADH-quinone oxidoreductase subunit J, producing the protein MNYELIAFALFAVVTLSSAVGVVLMQDPWHSALLLGVALLSVAVHYVMLAAEFVAMMQVLVYVGGVLVLITFAVMLTQRDDADTDEVVQA; encoded by the coding sequence ATGAACTACGAGCTGATCGCGTTCGCGCTGTTTGCCGTCGTGACGCTTTCCAGCGCGGTGGGTGTCGTGCTCATGCAGGACCCGTGGCATTCGGCGCTCCTGCTGGGCGTGGCGCTGCTCAGCGTGGCGGTCCACTACGTGATGCTGGCGGCCGAGTTCGTCGCCATGATGCAGGTCCTCGTCTACGTCGGCGGGGTCCTCGTCCTCATCACGTTCGCCGTCATGCTGACCCAGCGCGACGACGCCGATACGGACGAGGTGGTACAGGCATGA
- a CDS encoding NuoI/complex I 23 kDa subunit family protein, with the protein MIGILKSMATTMKHALDGSTFTVEYPETAPDVSPRFRGVHKFSQERCIWCRQCENVCPNDTIQIVMDDQRNGEQYNLHIGQCIYCRLCEEVCPVDAILLTENFEFTADTKHDFVYNKEQLKAVPWYKDIDPLASREPDRGAWVGEGEGEVDYQ; encoded by the coding sequence ATGATCGGGATACTCAAATCGATGGCAACGACGATGAAACACGCACTGGACGGCTCCACCTTCACCGTGGAGTATCCTGAGACCGCACCCGACGTCTCGCCCCGGTTCAGGGGCGTCCACAAGTTCAGTCAGGAGCGGTGTATCTGGTGTCGCCAGTGTGAGAACGTCTGTCCGAACGACACGATTCAGATCGTGATGGACGACCAGCGAAACGGCGAACAGTACAACCTCCACATCGGACAGTGTATTTACTGCCGATTGTGCGAGGAGGTCTGTCCCGTCGACGCCATCCTCCTGACGGAGAACTTCGAGTTCACCGCGGACACGAAACACGACTTCGTCTACAACAAAGAGCAGTTGAAAGCGGTACCGTGGTACAAGGACATCGACCCGCTCGCCTCCCGCGAACCCGATCGCGGCGCGTGGGTCGGTGAAGGCGAGGGGGAGGTCGACTACCAGTAA
- a CDS encoding NADH-quinone oxidoreductase subunit B, which produces MSSDQPRQSIYDSTAPSTDTRDSRIGEGADDRFNSTLREAFGSTPFILTKFDKFMNWVRGNSMFMLQFGIACCSIEMMHTYAIKHDLDRFGAGVPRASPRQADVMIVPGTIVSKFGPRMKRVYDQMPEPKFVVGMGSCTISGGPFQEGYNVVKGAEEIIPIDIHVPGCPPRPEALVYGIAKLQERIRNGESSPVVVKPYELEEFGDLPRDELVQKLADDIDEEDLVMRYNWADSP; this is translated from the coding sequence ATGAGCAGCGACCAACCACGCCAGTCGATCTACGACAGCACCGCACCGTCGACGGACACCCGCGACTCGCGGATCGGCGAGGGTGCCGACGACCGCTTCAACTCCACGCTTCGGGAGGCCTTCGGCTCCACGCCCTTTATCCTCACGAAGTTCGACAAGTTCATGAACTGGGTGCGGGGCAACTCCATGTTCATGCTCCAGTTCGGGATCGCGTGTTGCAGCATCGAGATGATGCACACCTACGCGATCAAACACGACCTGGACCGCTTCGGAGCCGGCGTGCCGCGGGCCTCGCCCCGACAGGCCGACGTGATGATCGTTCCGGGGACGATCGTCTCGAAGTTCGGCCCCCGAATGAAGCGGGTCTACGACCAGATGCCCGAACCCAAGTTCGTCGTCGGCATGGGCTCGTGTACCATCTCCGGCGGCCCCTTCCAGGAGGGGTACAACGTCGTCAAGGGAGCCGAGGAGATCATCCCCATCGATATCCACGTCCCCGGCTGCCCGCCCCGGCCGGAGGCGCTCGTCTACGGCATCGCGAAGCTCCAGGAACGGATCCGCAACGGCGAGTCCTCGCCCGTCGTGGTCAAGCCCTACGAACTCGAGGAGTTCGGCGACCTGCCACGGGACGAACTCGTCCAGAAGCTCGCCGACGACATCGACGAAGAAGATCTGGTCATGCGCTACAACTGGGCTGATTCGCCATGA
- a CDS encoding NADH-quinone oxidoreductase subunit A has protein sequence MNDWIAIGALALVGVLIPLGMMSVSSLLRPTVPETSKRATYESGEVPTGGTRIRFNIQYYMVALLFVVFDIETVLLFPWAVAYQDALESPEISLVRALGPMLLFVGILLVGLAWAWRTGAVQWARTADQLEADRQ, from the coding sequence ATGAATGATTGGATCGCCATCGGGGCGCTGGCACTCGTCGGGGTACTGATACCGCTCGGGATGATGTCGGTATCGTCTCTCCTGCGACCCACCGTGCCCGAAACGAGCAAACGCGCCACCTACGAGAGTGGCGAGGTTCCGACCGGCGGCACGCGCATCCGGTTCAATATTCAGTACTACATGGTTGCGCTTCTGTTCGTCGTCTTCGATATCGAGACCGTCCTGTTGTTCCCGTGGGCGGTCGCCTACCAGGATGCCCTCGAGTCGCCGGAGATCTCGCTCGTCCGCGCGCTCGGGCCGATGCTGTTGTTCGTCGGTATCCTGCTGGTCGGACTCGCGTGGGCGTGGCGCACAGGAGCAGTACAGTGGGCCCGAACGGCCGACCAACTGGAGGCTGACAGACAATGA
- a CDS encoding AIR carboxylase family protein has protein sequence MSDSVSDLIDRLHDEATRDRPPAETPDVGIVMGSDSDLETMMTGGKRRGAYDAFVEELGFAEQTEFENPPAERFTFETYVTSAHRTPDLMTAYAETAEERGLEVIVAGAGGKSADLPNMTASIAYPLPVIGVPVQEKSVDSVIGMPTGAPLVAVDAGKSFNAALSAAQILARQHEAVRDRLVDYHEGLRAGVGDVSQELHDRGTPAFRNREE, from the coding sequence GCCACACGGGACCGACCGCCCGCCGAAACCCCGGACGTCGGGATCGTCATGGGCAGTGACTCCGACCTCGAGACGATGATGACCGGCGGGAAGCGCCGCGGGGCCTACGATGCCTTCGTCGAAGAACTCGGCTTCGCCGAGCAGACCGAGTTCGAGAACCCGCCCGCGGAACGGTTTACGTTCGAGACCTACGTCACCTCGGCCCACCGCACGCCGGACTTAATGACGGCTTACGCCGAGACGGCCGAGGAGCGCGGGCTCGAGGTGATCGTCGCCGGTGCCGGCGGGAAGTCGGCGGACCTGCCGAACATGACCGCCTCGATCGCCTATCCGCTGCCGGTAATCGGCGTTCCGGTCCAGGAGAAGTCCGTCGACAGCGTCATCGGGATGCCGACGGGCGCGCCGCTGGTCGCGGTCGACGCCGGGAAGTCGTTCAACGCCGCGCTCTCGGCCGCCCAGATCCTCGCCCGCCAGCACGAGGCGGTGCGTGACCGCCTCGTCGACTATCACGAGGGTCTGCGGGCGGGCGTCGGCGACGTCTCGCAGGAGCTACACGATCGGGGAACGCCGGCGTTCCGGAACCGAGAGGAGTAA